One Streptomyces sp. NBC_00440 DNA window includes the following coding sequences:
- a CDS encoding PIN domain-containing protein: MIVFDTNAFNLVPPDGVKADIIRKLRKSEHQRVAVPWIVLEELAAHKARHYPNQYMGALNALEKLRRAVPWELESTLEPIGVERFLDHWRSAYADVFEVIQTSGEVALKALAREAMALPPAKRSVDDDHSEGARDVAIWFSILEFLESNPDEHVYFVTNNTKDFGDGTVYKYPMNEDVRGLENRLTRLKDFNEVVATFATEVSGESAEAAAEELLRSGAMRDQVAQTAVEALDSEVGFPGLGASDAEIVWRTWLAAPAVELLSVKNVTGHEIDQHVWYTADVEWLLYGSAVSGDGESALSVACVWRMKILFSTDEKDESPTILSGAPGMPDTADDRCMNVLRSLRQTAERLVSRVAGSLAGAPDVSASAVSAVTARILASLPKPDLATFSAYQSTARVLAENQVKLDFAGILKPRMTVAEQVLASMPRITPTVLGTQHEFAKTLAASLPKLDFSGLLQPRMTALEQILAAMPKVNLALQQEAYKTIADLDGTLANPADEAHDAGVSDTAETDEGESGG; this comes from the coding sequence TTGATAGTTTTTGATACGAACGCGTTCAACCTTGTCCCGCCGGACGGCGTCAAGGCCGACATCATCCGCAAACTCCGTAAGTCAGAGCACCAACGGGTGGCAGTGCCCTGGATAGTGCTGGAAGAGCTGGCGGCGCATAAGGCAAGGCACTATCCCAACCAGTACATGGGCGCCCTGAACGCGCTGGAGAAGCTGCGCCGTGCCGTGCCCTGGGAACTGGAAAGCACGCTGGAGCCGATCGGTGTGGAGCGCTTCCTGGATCACTGGCGTTCTGCCTATGCAGACGTCTTCGAGGTGATCCAAACCAGCGGTGAAGTCGCTCTCAAGGCGCTGGCCCGGGAGGCGATGGCGCTTCCGCCGGCGAAGCGCTCCGTCGACGATGATCACTCGGAGGGGGCCCGGGACGTCGCCATCTGGTTCTCCATCCTGGAGTTCTTGGAGAGCAACCCCGATGAGCACGTCTACTTCGTCACCAACAACACCAAAGACTTCGGTGACGGGACGGTCTACAAGTACCCGATGAACGAGGACGTACGCGGCCTGGAGAACCGGCTGACGCGGCTGAAGGACTTCAACGAGGTCGTCGCGACCTTCGCCACCGAAGTGTCCGGGGAGTCGGCCGAAGCCGCTGCGGAGGAATTGCTGCGGTCCGGGGCCATGCGCGATCAGGTGGCCCAGACTGCTGTGGAAGCCCTGGACTCCGAGGTGGGGTTCCCCGGTCTGGGAGCTTCTGATGCTGAGATCGTCTGGCGTACCTGGCTGGCCGCTCCAGCTGTCGAGTTGCTATCCGTCAAGAACGTCACCGGGCACGAGATCGACCAGCATGTCTGGTACACAGCTGACGTTGAATGGCTGTTGTACGGCAGCGCGGTTAGCGGTGATGGCGAGAGCGCGCTGAGTGTTGCCTGCGTATGGCGCATGAAGATCCTCTTCTCGACGGACGAGAAAGATGAATCGCCGACGATCCTCTCTGGCGCCCCTGGCATGCCAGATACGGCTGACGACCGGTGCATGAACGTCCTGCGGAGTCTCAGGCAGACTGCCGAGCGCCTGGTTAGCCGAGTGGCCGGCAGTCTCGCCGGTGCCCCGGACGTCTCGGCATCGGCTGTATCCGCTGTGACAGCCCGGATCCTGGCGTCCTTGCCCAAGCCTGATCTGGCTACTTTCAGCGCCTACCAAAGCACAGCACGTGTGCTCGCTGAGAACCAGGTGAAACTCGACTTCGCTGGCATCCTCAAGCCGCGAATGACTGTAGCGGAACAGGTCCTTGCGTCGATGCCTCGGATCACTCCCACGGTCCTGGGCACACAGCATGAATTCGCCAAAACTCTCGCTGCCAGCCTCCCGAAACTCGACTTCTCGGGGCTCCTCCAGCCGCGGATGACCGCACTGGAACAGATCCTTGCGGCGATGCCCAAGGTCAACCTGGCGTTGCAACAGGAGGCCTACAAGACCATCGCAGATCTGGATGGGACGCTGGCCAATCCCGCAGACGAAGCACACGATGCCGGGGTGTCGGACACGGCAGAGACCGATGAGGGCGAGAGCGGGGGCTGA
- a CDS encoding ATP-binding protein, whose amino-acid sequence MVGDALWEVLTQVGGNVAELRRRMLRAQDEGVLQRWGVEVVPSLATLHRAIKDELRAGRVLQAARAASGRVEPSRYDRALAELGFADGADGPPVVDGPDAMPSGTGGEERPGVVKGAARARVSGGVRLYAPGARLVSTRQVAGVVEAVGHTVAARGIGCVYGDTGLGKTVAVEQALHLLPARVPVWRAVVGVKPGLPQVRAALCEALGLPSGSLTHRAGPADQALAEALAEPGVLFLDDAQRLSPPVCG is encoded by the coding sequence GTGGTAGGTGACGCCTTGTGGGAGGTGCTCACGCAGGTGGGCGGGAACGTCGCCGAGCTGCGCCGCAGGATGCTCCGGGCGCAGGACGAGGGCGTGCTTCAGCGGTGGGGTGTCGAGGTGGTGCCGTCGTTGGCGACGCTGCACCGTGCGATCAAGGACGAGCTGAGGGCGGGCCGGGTGCTTCAGGCCGCCCGCGCGGCGTCGGGCCGGGTGGAGCCGAGCCGGTACGACCGGGCGCTGGCCGAACTCGGCTTCGCCGATGGTGCGGACGGCCCGCCGGTCGTGGACGGTCCGGACGCCATGCCGTCCGGTACGGGTGGTGAGGAACGGCCCGGCGTGGTGAAGGGTGCTGCGCGTGCCCGGGTGTCGGGTGGGGTGCGCCTGTACGCGCCGGGAGCGCGGCTGGTGTCCACGCGGCAGGTGGCCGGGGTGGTGGAGGCGGTGGGACACACGGTCGCCGCGCGGGGGATCGGCTGCGTATACGGGGACACGGGGCTGGGGAAGACGGTCGCGGTCGAGCAGGCTCTGCACCTGCTGCCTGCCCGGGTGCCGGTGTGGCGGGCGGTGGTGGGAGTCAAGCCCGGGCTGCCGCAGGTGCGGGCCGCGTTGTGCGAGGCACTGGGGCTGCCGTCGGGGTCGCTGACCCACCGTGCCGGACCGGCTGACCAGGCGCTGGCGGAGGCGCTGGCTGAGCCGGGTGTGCTGTTCCTCGACGACGCGCAGCGTCTGTCGCCGCCGGTGTGTGGATGA
- a CDS encoding tyrosine-type recombinase/integrase, whose product MAGKPFLRLVEGGLCGPAPEAGQVPDVWAFQARCVQAFASTWTARGFAPTTIGCYTSLLERVLDHYDRPVWQIEPADVDAMLHSLVVAGRAAGTRRQYLQMLRTFLTFVQARYATEIRTLYGTPVANPLDRFNRLRHVFDDTPRTLPPTAERLTAFFAFARQRLTTTSDYPAAARDYALLRTLYHSAPRVSEAIRFDQCDVHPALGPTGKLHVRFGKAANTSGPRPRWAPMLDGLDQILAWYLGDVRPFFPDTTPLFCDAHGQPLKPDTVRDRLSHLLDLEGRPADDRFTPHDLRRACATHHYEKGMDLLAVQQLLGHWHIASTMAYVRPSLTFVEDAWRRATSTAVTSLAG is encoded by the coding sequence GTGGCGGGGAAGCCGTTTCTTCGGCTGGTCGAGGGCGGGCTCTGCGGCCCTGCTCCCGAGGCCGGGCAGGTACCCGATGTGTGGGCGTTCCAGGCCCGCTGCGTGCAGGCATTCGCCTCGACATGGACAGCGAGAGGCTTCGCTCCCACCACGATCGGCTGCTATACGTCGCTGCTGGAACGGGTGCTGGACCACTATGACCGGCCGGTGTGGCAGATCGAGCCGGCCGACGTGGACGCGATGCTCCACTCCCTGGTGGTGGCGGGGCGGGCGGCGGGGACCAGACGCCAGTACCTGCAGATGCTCCGCACGTTCCTCACCTTCGTCCAGGCCCGCTACGCCACCGAGATCCGCACCCTGTACGGCACCCCGGTGGCCAACCCGCTGGACCGGTTCAACCGGCTGCGCCATGTCTTCGACGACACCCCGCGCACCCTGCCGCCCACCGCCGAGCGCCTCACCGCGTTCTTCGCCTTCGCCCGCCAGCGCCTGACCACTACGTCCGACTACCCGGCCGCGGCAAGGGACTACGCACTGCTGCGCACCCTCTACCACTCCGCTCCCAGAGTGAGCGAAGCCATTCGCTTCGACCAATGCGACGTCCATCCCGCACTCGGCCCGACAGGCAAGCTCCACGTCCGATTCGGCAAGGCGGCCAACACCTCGGGACCCCGCCCGAGATGGGCACCCATGCTCGACGGACTGGACCAGATCCTCGCCTGGTACCTGGGAGACGTACGCCCCTTCTTCCCCGACACCACCCCGCTGTTCTGCGACGCCCACGGCCAGCCGCTGAAGCCGGACACCGTACGCGACCGCCTCTCCCACCTCCTGGACCTGGAAGGCCGCCCCGCAGACGACCGGTTCACCCCGCACGATCTGCGCCGGGCCTGCGCGACCCACCACTACGAGAAGGGCATGGACCTGCTCGCAGTCCAGCAGCTCCTCGGTCACTGGCACATCGCCTCGACGATGGCCTACGTGCGGCCCTCGCTCACCTTCGTCGAAGACGCCTGGCGCCGCGCCACGTCGACCGCCGTCACTAGCCTGGCCGGCTGA
- a CDS encoding helix-turn-helix domain-containing protein, whose translation MTAAQRGIWTGTELRRLLAERAGLELSAASVSALFTKQPSQVKLSTLAALCAALDCTPGDLLTVGEPAIPPPPTPRTTPPPRQQPVPSHRSLPPL comes from the coding sequence ATGACCGCGGCACAGCGCGGTATCTGGACCGGCACCGAACTGCGCCGCCTGCTCGCCGAGCGGGCCGGCCTCGAGCTGTCTGCGGCATCGGTGTCCGCCCTGTTCACCAAACAGCCCTCCCAGGTGAAGCTCTCCACCCTGGCCGCCCTGTGCGCCGCCCTGGACTGCACCCCAGGCGACCTGCTTACCGTCGGCGAGCCCGCCATACCCCCACCACCTACACCACGCACCACCCCACCACCTCGACAGCAGCCCGTGCCCAGCCACCGATCCCTGCCACCGCTGTGA